In Kushneria marisflavi, the following are encoded in one genomic region:
- the pabB gene encoding aminodeoxychorismate synthase component I — MSFYQLLIHPLPYHADPAVWFERLRHRREAILLDNGRPYTQTGRFDIMSSDPVAVLEIDAMGQYQCTTALSATTPQAAQRELLGQLKTITPETDEDIPFIGGLMGYWSYDFGRLIERLESQAIADIDLPLARLGLHDWALIQDHHRQLSYLVATAERRDQVLTWLASSSDQEEKPFALTSPFTADIDRATYGERFQRVTDYLHAGDCYQVNLAQRFQARCEGESWAAYGKLRHAMPAPFGAFLSWRGRDGRERSILSLSPERFLHLERRQLTTSPIKGTRPRGQTAEEDQQLADELLGSLKDRTENVMIVDLLRNDLGRVCRAGTVHVPALAALESYRNVHHLVSTITGELALPLDAIDALTAAFPGGSITGAPRIRAMDIIDELEGTRRGPYCGSIGYIDQRGGMHTSITIRTLYREGDALYVWGGGGLVADSHEESEFIETLDKIRHLMRALT, encoded by the coding sequence ATGTCTTTCTATCAACTGCTGATTCATCCCCTCCCCTACCATGCGGACCCGGCCGTCTGGTTTGAAAGACTGCGCCATCGGCGAGAGGCGATACTGCTGGATAACGGCCGTCCTTATACGCAGACCGGGCGCTTTGACATCATGAGCAGTGACCCCGTCGCCGTACTTGAAATAGATGCCATGGGGCAGTACCAATGCACGACAGCGCTTTCGGCCACGACGCCGCAGGCCGCCCAGCGAGAGCTTCTGGGTCAACTCAAGACGATTACACCGGAAACCGATGAGGACATCCCTTTTATTGGGGGACTCATGGGCTACTGGAGCTATGACTTTGGCCGCCTGATAGAACGCCTGGAAAGTCAGGCTATTGCCGATATCGATCTACCGTTGGCCAGACTCGGACTCCATGACTGGGCACTGATTCAGGATCACCATCGACAGCTCAGTTATCTTGTCGCCACTGCAGAGCGCCGTGATCAGGTACTGACATGGCTTGCCAGTTCTTCTGATCAGGAGGAGAAACCCTTTGCCCTGACCTCCCCCTTCACTGCCGATATTGATCGCGCGACCTATGGCGAGCGGTTTCAGCGAGTCACTGACTATCTACATGCCGGTGACTGCTATCAGGTCAACCTCGCCCAGCGCTTTCAGGCTCGATGCGAAGGAGAAAGCTGGGCGGCTTACGGCAAACTTCGTCATGCAATGCCCGCCCCTTTTGGCGCCTTCCTGTCATGGAGAGGAAGGGATGGCCGGGAACGCAGCATTTTATCGCTCTCCCCCGAGCGCTTTTTGCATCTTGAACGTCGGCAGCTGACCACCAGCCCCATCAAGGGCACGCGTCCGAGAGGTCAAACGGCCGAAGAAGACCAGCAGCTGGCTGATGAACTTCTCGGCAGTCTCAAGGATCGCACCGAAAACGTCATGATCGTGGATCTGTTGCGCAATGATCTTGGCCGGGTCTGTCGCGCAGGAACAGTGCACGTACCGGCATTGGCAGCGCTTGAGAGCTACCGCAACGTACATCATCTGGTCAGCACCATCACGGGTGAACTGGCGCTACCGCTCGATGCCATCGACGCGCTGACCGCCGCCTTTCCTGGTGGCTCCATCACCGGTGCACCGCGCATCCGCGCCATGGATATCATCGATGAGCTGGAGGGCACCCGCCGGGGCCCCTACTGCGGCAGCATCGGCTACATCGATCAGCGCGGCGGCATGCACACATCCATCACCATTCGTACGCTTTATAGAGAAGGCGACGCTCTTTATGTCTGGGGTGGCGGTGGGCTGGTCGCCGACTCTCATGAGGAAAGTGAATTCATTGAGACACTCGACAAGATTCGCCATCTGATGCGAGCGCTGACATAA
- a CDS encoding FecCD family ABC transporter permease: MTVTVPATDTSINKYLQRRRRHYWLLAITAVLTLCSLIVDVGTGPGHYGLGDILNAIFTPDEAPRAIAVIVWEIRLPVALMAVMVGMSLASAGAEMQTILNNPLADPFTLGISAAASFGAALAIVLGVSLFPAASELLTTLNAFIMAMVASLLIWLVSRLRGVSVQTMVLMGIALMFFFNATLGILQYVASAESLQQLVFWSLGSLSRASWSKIGIVTAALVITLPIFFFAGWRLTALRMGDLQARALGVNVGRLRLTVLLCSSLLAATAVAFVGIIGFIGLVGPHIARMLVGEDQRVFLPMSALTGALLMSLTSIVSKTLVPGVLLPVGIITALIGLPFFVSLILKSRREVWG, encoded by the coding sequence ATGACAGTCACCGTCCCTGCTACAGACACCAGTATCAACAAATATCTTCAACGGCGACGACGACACTACTGGCTATTGGCCATCACGGCAGTGCTGACGCTTTGCTCATTGATTGTCGATGTAGGCACCGGTCCCGGACATTACGGGCTGGGTGATATCCTGAATGCCATCTTCACCCCTGACGAAGCCCCTCGGGCGATTGCGGTCATCGTGTGGGAAATTCGCTTGCCGGTGGCACTGATGGCCGTGATGGTAGGCATGTCACTGGCCAGCGCCGGGGCCGAAATGCAGACCATCCTCAACAACCCGCTGGCCGACCCCTTCACATTGGGCATCTCGGCAGCGGCCAGCTTTGGGGCAGCGCTTGCCATCGTGCTTGGCGTGTCATTATTCCCTGCTGCCAGCGAACTGCTGACAACGCTGAACGCCTTTATCATGGCCATGGTGGCCTCACTGCTAATCTGGCTGGTCAGTCGCCTGCGCGGTGTCAGCGTCCAGACCATGGTGTTGATGGGCATCGCACTGATGTTCTTTTTCAACGCCACGCTTGGCATTCTGCAATATGTCGCCTCGGCGGAATCGCTGCAGCAGCTGGTGTTCTGGTCACTGGGGTCACTGTCGCGGGCCAGCTGGTCAAAGATCGGTATCGTGACGGCTGCGCTGGTGATTACGCTACCCATCTTCTTTTTCGCCGGCTGGCGCCTGACGGCGCTGCGCATGGGGGATTTGCAGGCGCGCGCCCTGGGCGTGAACGTGGGCCGACTGCGATTGACCGTACTGCTGTGCAGCTCGCTTCTGGCCGCCACAGCCGTGGCCTTTGTCGGCATCATCGGCTTTATCGGTCTGGTCGGCCCTCATATTGCACGCATGCTGGTCGGTGAAGACCAGCGCGTGTTTCTGCCCATGTCAGCGCTGACAGGCGCCCTTTTAATGTCGTTGACGTCCATTGTGTCCAAGACACTGGTGCCTGGCGTGCTGCTGCCGGTAGGCATCATTACCGCATTGATCGGCCTGCCGTTTTTTGTCTCGCTGATTCTTAAAAGCCGACGCGAGGTGTGGGGATGA
- a CDS encoding ABC transporter ATP-binding protein yields MSLRVESLSVHLGRTQILNHVSGLEARPGELTALIGPNGAGKSTLLKSIAGIERSTGQISLDDTALNTLDIAQRAGQVYYLPQDITSRAALSVFEAVLLARRTTHSSDRQQDLKRVQHTLQTLELEQYAERDLGQLSGGQRQRVAIAQAVVREPRVLMLDEPTSALDLHHQLQVLEWLVALARDQQMIIVIAIHDLSLAARFSRHMWLMGAGGKVCAVGAPEQVLTEERLREVYAIKAHVEWPEGEPPRVTPLAATRQLGTQGRGQDF; encoded by the coding sequence ATGAGCCTCAGGGTTGAATCACTGTCTGTCCATTTGGGACGCACCCAAATCCTGAATCACGTCAGCGGCCTTGAAGCACGTCCGGGCGAGCTGACGGCACTGATCGGCCCCAACGGGGCCGGCAAATCCACACTATTGAAATCAATTGCGGGCATCGAGCGATCCACCGGCCAAATCAGCCTGGATGATACAGCGCTGAACACGCTGGATATCGCCCAGCGTGCCGGACAGGTGTATTACCTGCCTCAGGACATTACTTCCCGGGCCGCGCTTAGCGTATTTGAAGCCGTGCTGCTGGCACGTCGCACCACACACAGTAGCGATCGCCAGCAGGACCTGAAGCGTGTGCAACACACCCTGCAGACGCTGGAACTCGAGCAGTATGCCGAGCGCGACCTCGGTCAGCTTTCCGGCGGCCAGCGGCAGCGGGTGGCCATTGCCCAGGCGGTGGTCAGGGAGCCCAGGGTACTGATGCTCGATGAGCCCACCAGCGCACTGGACCTGCACCATCAACTACAGGTGCTCGAATGGCTGGTGGCGCTGGCCCGGGACCAGCAGATGATCATTGTCATTGCCATTCATGACCTGAGCCTGGCCGCGCGCTTTTCACGCCATATGTGGCTCATGGGGGCAGGCGGCAAGGTCTGTGCCGTAGGCGCGCCCGAGCAGGTGCTGACCGAAGAGCGCCTGCGGGAGGTGTATGCCATCAAGGCCCATGTTGAGTGGCCCGAAGGTGAACCGCCGCGGGTCACGCCGCTGGCCGCTACCCGCCAACTGGGTACACAGGGGCGCGGACAGGACTTCTAA
- a CDS encoding phosphoadenosine phosphosulfate reductase domain-containing protein, translating into MSLNIDEINARLGNDPQALVEWALSLDKHPICTTNFRPFEAVILHMVTQVRPDIPIVWMDSGYNTSATYQFADKVSQKLGLNRIIYLPMRTRAHREAVEGPTPALDDPRHEAFTREVKLEPFERALRETNPGVWFTALRASDTANRAQMQPVSINQDGLIKIAPVLHWSSKDMHNYLVKHDLPNNFDYFDPTKGEETRECGLHLQH; encoded by the coding sequence ATGTCGCTGAATATCGATGAGATCAATGCAAGGCTGGGCAATGATCCTCAGGCACTGGTGGAATGGGCACTGTCGCTCGACAAGCATCCCATTTGCACCACCAATTTCCGCCCCTTTGAAGCCGTCATCCTTCACATGGTGACGCAGGTTCGTCCCGACATTCCGATTGTCTGGATGGACTCCGGCTACAATACATCAGCCACCTACCAGTTTGCCGATAAGGTGAGCCAGAAGCTCGGCCTTAACCGCATCATCTATCTCCCGATGCGCACGCGCGCCCATCGAGAAGCCGTAGAGGGGCCGACGCCGGCTCTGGATGATCCACGCCATGAAGCCTTCACCCGAGAGGTCAAGCTCGAGCCCTTTGAGCGCGCTCTGCGTGAAACCAATCCCGGCGTATGGTTTACGGCCCTGCGCGCGTCGGACACGGCGAATCGTGCCCAGATGCAGCCGGTCAGCATCAACCAAGACGGCCTGATCAAGATAGCCCCGGTACTACACTGGAGCAGCAAGGACATGCATAACTATCTGGTCAAACACGACCTGCCCAACAACTTCGATTATTTTGATCCGACCAAGGGCGAAGAAACCCGCGAATGTGGGCTGCATTTGCAGCACTGA
- a CDS encoding GntR family transcriptional regulator, whose amino-acid sequence MTSTTSTGEIPLEARTLAERVFQQLQDAIVRGELPAGSKITEPGLAQTYGISRGPLREAMRRLEAHRLIEREPHVGARVVKLSMRELLELFDMREALESMAARLAARHMTTDEVQALRDVLIAHEEQGDLDQAEAYYQREGDLDFHYLIVRGSHNRMLMTTLCDDLYYLVRLYRTQYSARGGRPQRAFIEHHRIVDAIASGDEELAEQLMRRHVIAARQTVAERYAMSLDEDRELPKGNKKVLSRRTPST is encoded by the coding sequence ATGACTTCAACGACTTCTACTGGCGAGATCCCTTTAGAGGCACGAACGCTTGCTGAGCGAGTCTTTCAGCAGCTTCAGGATGCCATTGTGCGTGGCGAACTGCCGGCTGGCAGCAAGATTACCGAGCCGGGCCTTGCCCAGACCTATGGTATTTCACGCGGCCCCCTGCGTGAGGCAATGCGCCGATTGGAAGCGCATCGCCTTATTGAACGCGAACCTCATGTAGGGGCCAGAGTCGTCAAGCTGTCGATGCGAGAGCTGCTTGAGCTTTTTGACATGCGAGAAGCACTTGAAAGCATGGCGGCTCGCCTGGCAGCACGACACATGACCACTGATGAAGTCCAGGCGCTGCGGGATGTATTGATCGCACATGAGGAACAGGGCGATCTGGATCAGGCAGAAGCCTACTATCAGCGAGAAGGCGATCTCGACTTTCATTATCTGATCGTGCGCGGTAGCCACAACCGGATGCTGATGACCACGCTGTGTGATGACCTCTACTATCTGGTCAGGCTTTATCGTACCCAATATAGCGCCCGGGGCGGACGGCCACAGCGTGCCTTTATAGAGCACCACCGAATTGTGGATGCCATCGCTTCCGGTGATGAAGAGCTTGCCGAGCAGCTAATGCGTCGCCATGTGATCGCAGCCAGACAGACAGTGGCTGAACGTTATGCCATGTCCCTTGATGAGGATCGTGAGTTGCCCAAGGGGAATAAAAAGGTGCTGTCGCGTCGTACGCCTTCTACATGA